From Mytilus galloprovincialis chromosome 9, xbMytGall1.hap1.1, whole genome shotgun sequence, the proteins below share one genomic window:
- the LOC143044574 gene encoding uncharacterized protein LOC143044574: MFKHGHLQMKNSISINIVVILALVYGTDDTVAVTAPVCSDCANVDHPWNCHKSVRCQANDVCYVNVFLHQGAVLYTLGCQRKQICLEFINHAGPNIGKRIADADFCFACCIDDMCTRITSCYQLRQQMNATMFQ; the protein is encoded by the exons ATGTTTAAGCATGGCCATTTACAAATGAAGAATTCTATATCGATAAACATAG ttgTGATCCTAGCTCTGGTTTACGGAACAGACGATACAGTTGCAG TAACAGCACCAGTGTGTTCTGACTGTGCAAACGTTGATCACCCATGGAATTGTCATAAATCAGTCAGGTGTCAAGCTAATGAC GTGTGTTATGTTAATGTATTTCTACACCAAGGAGCAGTACTTTACACACTAGGATGTCAGAGGAAGCAG ATCTGTTTAGAGTTCATAAATCATGCCGGTCCAAATATAGGAAAACGTATTGCTGATGCTGATTTCTGCTTCGCCTGCTGTATTGACGACATGTGTACCAGAATAACGTCATGTTATCAGCTAAGACAAC aaatgAATGCAACGATGTTTCAGTGA